From one Gemmatimonadaceae bacterium genomic stretch:
- a CDS encoding alpha/beta hydrolase: protein MRNAALTALATTVLNMTAMSGASAQRPAAPAASYPRDTITARLAELRRIHTPNGIETLEPLEINGSRQWISIRGLDRNNPVLFVLHGGPGSSLMGMSWAYQRPWEDYFTVVNWDQRGSGKSFSAADSARLGPTMTEQQLADDAAAVMAHVRKTLGARKMVVLAFSHGTIFGPLLVNQHAEWVSAYVTIGEGSAENEREMFRNLFELATAKGDTATLRQLNAMRPYPPVGREPTTRELLAMRAIVQRYGGAWYGKTDLSLYSRMWDWAPEFSLDEVANISPAVAWTNRHLIDGQGGHKGASETDYRVPVIMLHGRHDLMDTYSGAKAYFDRIRAPKKEFITFEHSAHFLMFEEPGRLLVTLVQKVLPLATGR, encoded by the coding sequence ATGCGTAACGCGGCTCTCACGGCGCTCGCCACGACGGTACTCAACATGACGGCGATGAGCGGCGCCTCCGCCCAGCGCCCCGCCGCCCCCGCCGCCAGCTACCCCCGCGACACCATCACCGCGCGCCTCGCCGAGCTCCGCCGCATTCACACCCCGAATGGCATCGAGACGCTCGAGCCGCTCGAGATCAACGGTAGCCGGCAGTGGATCTCCATACGTGGACTCGACCGGAACAACCCGGTGCTCTTCGTGCTGCACGGCGGACCGGGGAGCTCGCTGATGGGCATGTCGTGGGCGTATCAGCGGCCTTGGGAAGACTACTTCACCGTGGTCAACTGGGATCAGCGGGGCTCCGGAAAGAGCTTCTCCGCCGCCGACTCGGCGCGTCTCGGCCCCACCATGACGGAGCAGCAACTCGCAGACGATGCCGCCGCCGTCATGGCCCATGTGCGCAAGACACTCGGCGCGCGCAAGATGGTGGTCCTCGCCTTCTCGCACGGCACGATCTTCGGGCCGCTCCTGGTGAACCAGCACGCCGAATGGGTATCGGCGTATGTCACCATCGGTGAGGGAAGCGCCGAGAACGAGCGCGAGATGTTCCGCAATCTATTCGAACTGGCAACCGCCAAGGGGGATACGGCCACGCTCCGCCAGCTCAACGCCATGCGTCCGTATCCGCCGGTGGGGCGTGAGCCCACGACGCGCGAACTGCTGGCCATGCGCGCCATCGTGCAGCGGTATGGTGGGGCCTGGTACGGCAAGACGGACCTGAGTCTCTACAGTCGCATGTGGGACTGGGCGCCGGAATTCTCCCTCGACGAAGTGGCGAACATCAGCCCGGCCGTCGCGTGGACCAATCGCCACCTCATCGACGGGCAGGGCGGTCACAAGGGCGCCAGCGAGACCGACTATCGGGTCCCCGTCATCATGCTGCATGGCCGCCATGATCTGATGGACACCTACAGCGGGGCGAAGGCCTACTTTGACCGCATCCGGGCGCCCAAGAAAGAATTCATCACCTTCGAGCACAGCGCGCATTTCCTGATGTTCGAGGAGCCCGGGCGGCTGCTCGTCACCCTGGTGCAGAAGGTCCTGCCGCTGGCTACCGGGCGCTGA
- a CDS encoding serine/threonine-protein kinase yields the protein MTDTISRLASALSDRYRLDRELGAGGMATVYLAHDLKHERDVAIKVLHPDLGAALGGERFLTEIRTTARLQHPHILPLLDSGAADGLLYYVMPLVTGETLRARLDRERQLPIADAVRIAREVASALDYAHRQNVIHRDIKPENILLHDGSALVADFGIALAVQTAGGQRMTQTGLSLGTPNYMSPEQAMGERTIDARSDLYALGAVTYEMLVGEAPFTGPSVQAIIARVLTEEPRPIGVQRKAVPAGVEDAVLRALEKLPADRFETAKEFIEALGSEGTRSASRTTTATSGAPVSRGPLIAATLLAIAAGTAGVGWWRAAQGRVEGATKAIQYTVDQPEGAQLTVGYASIDISSVAKRIVFVARDSAGMTHAYVRAFDDVRARRLEGTDGATQLFLSPDGTWVAFAANGKLKKVPTAGGNVEFLADLRNPRGGDWSTDGHIYVGDAGPIIVVPENGGTVKPLRPLVQTGRQSQTPHLLDDGETMLFVDWGGNVGNSRLMAYSRSTDSVTSLGLVGSRILGVQDGTLVYANERGAIYGVPFDGKRRAVSGEPRLMMQGVASDIGILAAALADDGSLIYRYGDTKSALTLVSPNGSAQVLTAGLESASEPRLSPDATRIAVTVGLASDVVVYDLRARALTRFNERQSSPMEVARPEWTPDGERLLMRAFSGTDKSTIVWRAANGAGGMELLHRDAKIALWEGVVSPDAQYLMYRIGSGSSADLRYRKIAGDTASKPFVATPAGEETPRFSPDGKWVVYASDEAGAGLDVYVRAFPDGAVAYRISESGGQQPVWSRDGRSVYYVPRDGMLVRATIATTAGVSVVARDTLVRSGFDLPPFRGHANFDVMPDGRLVLIRPMENSQRIVVAHGWFDAVRAEWAKAAK from the coding sequence ATGACCGACACCATCAGCCGCCTCGCGTCGGCGTTGTCCGACCGCTACCGCCTCGACCGCGAGCTTGGCGCCGGTGGCATGGCGACGGTCTACCTCGCGCACGACCTCAAGCACGAGCGCGACGTCGCCATCAAGGTCCTGCACCCCGACCTCGGTGCCGCGCTTGGTGGCGAACGCTTTCTCACGGAAATCCGCACCACCGCGCGACTCCAGCATCCGCATATCCTGCCGCTGCTGGACAGCGGCGCGGCTGACGGCCTCCTGTACTACGTCATGCCGCTCGTGACCGGCGAGACGCTCCGTGCGCGGTTGGATCGTGAGCGCCAGCTCCCAATTGCCGACGCCGTCCGCATCGCGCGCGAGGTGGCGAGCGCGCTCGACTACGCGCACCGCCAGAACGTCATCCACCGCGACATCAAGCCGGAGAACATCCTCCTGCACGATGGGTCGGCGCTCGTCGCCGATTTCGGCATTGCGCTTGCGGTTCAGACCGCCGGCGGCCAGCGCATGACCCAGACGGGGCTGAGCCTGGGCACGCCGAACTACATGAGCCCCGAACAGGCGATGGGCGAGCGCACCATCGATGCGCGCAGCGATCTCTATGCCTTGGGAGCGGTCACCTACGAAATGCTGGTGGGCGAGGCCCCGTTCACCGGGCCGAGCGTGCAGGCAATCATTGCCCGTGTGCTCACCGAGGAGCCGCGCCCGATCGGCGTGCAGCGGAAGGCCGTTCCGGCCGGGGTGGAAGACGCCGTGCTGCGGGCCCTCGAGAAGTTGCCGGCCGATCGGTTCGAGACGGCCAAGGAGTTCATCGAGGCGCTCGGCAGCGAGGGGACCCGATCGGCTTCGCGAACGACCACGGCCACGTCGGGTGCTCCGGTATCACGCGGTCCGCTCATCGCCGCCACGCTACTCGCCATCGCCGCCGGCACCGCGGGCGTTGGCTGGTGGCGCGCCGCCCAGGGCAGGGTGGAGGGCGCGACGAAGGCGATCCAATACACGGTCGATCAACCCGAGGGCGCGCAGCTCACGGTAGGCTACGCGTCGATCGATATCTCGTCGGTGGCGAAACGCATCGTCTTTGTCGCGCGCGACAGCGCCGGTATGACACACGCCTATGTACGGGCCTTCGACGACGTACGGGCCCGCCGCCTCGAGGGCACCGACGGGGCCACGCAACTCTTTCTGTCTCCCGATGGGACGTGGGTCGCGTTCGCCGCGAACGGGAAGCTCAAGAAGGTGCCGACGGCTGGCGGAAACGTGGAGTTTCTCGCCGACCTGCGCAATCCGCGCGGTGGCGACTGGTCGACCGATGGCCACATCTACGTGGGCGACGCGGGCCCGATCATTGTCGTGCCCGAGAACGGCGGGACGGTGAAGCCGTTGCGGCCGCTCGTGCAGACCGGCCGACAGTCGCAGACGCCGCATCTGCTCGACGACGGCGAGACCATGCTCTTCGTCGACTGGGGAGGCAATGTCGGCAATTCGCGGCTCATGGCCTACTCGCGCTCGACCGATTCGGTCACGTCCCTTGGGCTCGTCGGGTCACGCATCCTGGGAGTGCAGGACGGCACGCTCGTGTACGCGAACGAGCGCGGGGCGATTTATGGTGTGCCGTTCGACGGGAAGCGACGCGCCGTGTCCGGCGAACCACGGTTGATGATGCAGGGGGTCGCGAGCGATATCGGTATTCTCGCCGCCGCACTCGCCGATGACGGATCGCTGATCTACCGCTATGGAGACACCAAATCGGCGCTGACCCTCGTCAGTCCAAACGGCTCGGCTCAAGTACTGACCGCGGGACTCGAAAGCGCCAGCGAGCCGCGACTGTCGCCCGATGCCACGCGCATTGCGGTGACGGTCGGCCTCGCGTCCGATGTGGTCGTCTATGATCTGCGCGCACGGGCATTGACCCGCTTCAACGAACGCCAGTCGTCGCCGATGGAGGTGGCGCGCCCCGAATGGACGCCCGACGGGGAGCGGCTGCTGATGCGCGCGTTCAGTGGGACCGACAAGTCGACGATCGTCTGGCGTGCGGCGAATGGTGCCGGTGGGATGGAGCTGCTGCATCGCGATGCGAAGATTGCGCTCTGGGAAGGGGTGGTCTCTCCCGATGCGCAGTACCTGATGTACCGTATCGGTTCCGGCTCTTCTGCGGATCTGCGGTATCGCAAGATCGCCGGTGACACCGCCTCAAAGCCCTTCGTCGCGACGCCCGCCGGCGAGGAGACGCCGCGATTCTCTCCCGATGGCAAGTGGGTAGTGTACGCCTCGGACGAAGCGGGCGCGGGCCTGGATGTGTACGTGCGCGCGTTCCCCGATGGAGCCGTCGCCTATCGCATTTCCGAGTCCGGCGGCCAGCAACCGGTGTGGTCGCGCGACGGTCGGTCGGTGTACTACGTGCCGCGTGATGGCATGTTGGTGCGTGCGACGATTGCCACGACCGCCGGCGTCAGCGTGGTCGCGCGTGACACGCTCGTGCGCAGTGGCTTCGATCTCCCGCCGTTCCGCGGGCACGCCAACTTCGACGTCATGCCCGACGGTCGCCTCGTCCTGATCCGTCCGATGGAGAACTCACAACGCATCGTCGTCGCCCACGGCTGGTTCGATGCCGTCCGCGCCGAGTGGGCGAAGGCGGCCAAGTAG
- a CDS encoding DUF3592 domain-containing protein, translating into MTERQAAEWLMGFGATCLLWTGLPFRVALSTRWWPRTSGRVRERRVLSLPASPTVPRAQDLEPAVRVAYEVNGKMYETTTVRWTGISLLQTTRTLERYPVGTTVTVYYDRDAPQRAVLEPGPTFESIAQVVVSVLLIAAGAAWYLTA; encoded by the coding sequence ATGACCGAGCGGCAGGCCGCTGAGTGGCTGATGGGGTTTGGTGCCACGTGTCTGCTCTGGACCGGCCTGCCGTTCCGTGTGGCACTCTCGACCCGCTGGTGGCCGCGCACGTCCGGTCGGGTGCGTGAGCGCCGTGTGCTGTCGTTGCCGGCGTCTCCTACCGTGCCGCGGGCTCAGGATCTGGAGCCCGCGGTGCGCGTGGCGTACGAGGTGAACGGGAAGATGTACGAAACCACCACCGTGCGGTGGACCGGGATCAGTTTGCTGCAAACGACACGGACCCTGGAGCGGTACCCCGTCGGCACCACGGTGACGGTGTACTACGATCGCGACGCCCCGCAGCGTGCGGTGCTCGAGCCGGGGCCGACGTTCGAGTCAATTGCACAGGTGGTGGTGAGTGTGCTGTTGATCGCGGCGGGCGCCGCGTGGTACCTGACGGCCTGA
- a CDS encoding protein kinase: MSERLAASLADRYRIERELGAGGMATVYLAHDVKHDRDVAIKVLHPDLGAALGGERFLTEIRTTARLQHPHILPLLDSGAADGLLYYVMPLVTGETLRARLDREKQLPIDDALLIAREVADALGYAHGLGVIHRDIKPENILLQNGHALVADFGIALAVQSAGGQRMTQTGLSLGTPQYMSPEQAMGEKTLDARSDLYALGAVVYEMLTGEPPFTGPTVQAIVAKVLSSEPEPIATIRKAVPPHVAAAVHTAIEKLSADRYASAAAFVQALNDTGTSRLSSRSGAHVSGRTATRWRTLALATSAACVVAVAAVGWMATRPTPPSGPTEYDVVLPDSAAMSLATPFAVSPTGDFVVYPAAADPTAADPSRTTLWYRSLLDGTSRRVTDDAPAFAPAIAPDGQSLAYVATRATSSGGQPGSGGTAGLSIERIPMAGGKPTVLARAKTISHLFWKDAQHLVSIEDIGRSARIVDADAGVSVLRSIGYCELSSPLPDPGTLMCGGGSNRMAARVEMQADTTKPVEGFFFRRESDSSLVYGSQFTVIDERYVVYANQQGDLQAARVDLVKRTIGRPVRMLSGLSLRDYSAAASYRIADNGTLVYAVGANHAVGQLVRQNAQSIDTLPVGRAAFQLWRMSPDGKRLAATVEVLEGQELRVYDLQTGRFDVLASAPNIRQPLWSPTGDRLVYALWTRDRTLELYLRPLNASEAPPPLVRGGSFEPNDWLPDGRVTLSDWATKVVAMNVEQRSTTTTTLVTDALYGAVSPDGKWIAYSQPDENAMWLEPLPRTGKRYPLHSGSNADDPHWLSATELVFKSYEPWGFDRVTITASAENPVGPMRRWFNSTRALDTPGASSQLSVDGRVIYLQADIEAPVRSLRVVPNWVAKMKQAVDAVNK, translated from the coding sequence GTGAGCGAACGACTCGCGGCGTCGCTGGCCGACCGGTACCGTATTGAGCGCGAACTCGGCGCTGGCGGCATGGCCACCGTGTACCTCGCGCACGACGTCAAGCACGACCGCGACGTCGCCATCAAGGTGCTGCACCCCGACCTCGGTGCCGCGCTTGGTGGCGAACGCTTTCTCACCGAAATCCGCACCACCGCGCGCCTGCAGCATCCGCACATCCTGCCGCTCCTCGACAGCGGCGCGGCCGACGGTCTGCTGTACTACGTCATGCCGCTCGTCACCGGCGAAACGCTCCGCGCCCGGCTCGACCGCGAGAAGCAGCTCCCCATCGACGACGCGCTGCTGATCGCCCGCGAGGTCGCCGATGCCCTCGGCTACGCCCACGGGCTCGGCGTGATTCATCGCGATATCAAGCCCGAAAACATCCTGCTGCAGAACGGCCACGCGCTGGTGGCCGACTTCGGCATCGCGTTGGCCGTGCAAAGTGCCGGCGGCCAGCGCATGACGCAAACCGGCCTGTCGCTCGGCACGCCCCAGTACATGTCGCCGGAACAGGCGATGGGCGAGAAGACGCTCGACGCGCGCTCGGATCTCTACGCGCTGGGTGCGGTGGTGTACGAGATGCTCACCGGCGAGCCGCCGTTCACCGGCCCCACCGTGCAGGCGATCGTGGCGAAGGTGTTGAGCAGCGAGCCCGAACCCATCGCCACCATTCGCAAGGCGGTGCCGCCGCATGTCGCCGCCGCCGTGCACACCGCGATTGAGAAACTCTCCGCCGATCGCTATGCCAGCGCTGCCGCGTTCGTGCAGGCGCTCAACGACACTGGCACCAGCCGTCTGTCGTCGCGTTCGGGTGCCCACGTCAGTGGACGCACCGCCACGCGGTGGCGCACGCTGGCGCTCGCGACGTCGGCGGCGTGCGTGGTCGCCGTCGCCGCCGTCGGCTGGATGGCCACCCGACCCACGCCGCCGAGCGGGCCCACCGAGTACGACGTGGTGCTCCCCGACAGCGCCGCGATGTCGCTCGCGACACCCTTTGCGGTGTCGCCGACCGGAGACTTCGTGGTGTATCCGGCGGCCGCGGATCCGACCGCTGCCGATCCCTCCCGTACCACGTTGTGGTATCGGTCGCTCCTCGACGGCACCAGCCGTCGCGTGACGGATGATGCCCCAGCTTTCGCGCCGGCCATCGCCCCCGATGGACAATCCCTTGCTTACGTTGCCACGCGCGCCACAAGCAGCGGCGGCCAGCCGGGCAGTGGGGGGACGGCTGGGCTGTCGATCGAACGCATACCCATGGCGGGCGGCAAGCCCACGGTGCTCGCGCGGGCGAAGACCATCTCGCACCTCTTCTGGAAGGACGCGCAGCATCTGGTGTCCATCGAGGATATCGGACGCAGCGCCCGGATCGTGGATGCGGACGCCGGCGTCTCGGTGCTCCGGTCCATTGGTTACTGCGAGCTCAGTTCGCCGCTGCCCGACCCGGGTACCCTCATGTGCGGAGGGGGATCCAATCGGATGGCGGCTCGAGTGGAGATGCAGGCCGACACGACCAAGCCGGTGGAGGGCTTCTTCTTTCGCCGCGAGAGCGACAGCTCGTTGGTCTATGGTTCGCAGTTCACCGTGATTGATGAGCGGTACGTGGTGTACGCGAATCAGCAGGGGGATCTGCAGGCCGCGCGCGTGGATCTCGTCAAACGGACCATCGGGCGCCCCGTGCGTATGCTGTCGGGATTGTCGCTGCGCGACTACTCGGCCGCCGCGAGCTACCGCATCGCCGACAACGGGACGCTGGTGTACGCCGTGGGGGCCAACCACGCGGTGGGGCAGCTCGTACGGCAGAATGCGCAGTCGATCGACACGCTGCCGGTGGGGCGCGCGGCGTTTCAGTTGTGGCGCATGAGTCCCGATGGCAAGCGGCTGGCCGCGACGGTCGAGGTACTCGAAGGACAGGAACTGCGCGTGTACGATCTGCAGACGGGCCGCTTCGACGTGCTCGCGAGCGCCCCAAACATTCGGCAACCCCTCTGGAGCCCAACCGGCGATCGCTTGGTATACGCGCTCTGGACGAGAGATCGCACGCTCGAGCTGTACCTGCGCCCGCTCAACGCGAGCGAGGCGCCGCCGCCGCTCGTGCGTGGCGGAAGTTTCGAGCCCAACGACTGGCTGCCGGATGGCCGCGTCACGCTGAGTGACTGGGCGACTAAGGTGGTCGCGATGAACGTCGAGCAGCGGTCCACCACGACCACCACGCTGGTCACCGATGCCCTCTACGGGGCGGTGTCGCCAGACGGTAAGTGGATCGCGTACTCGCAGCCCGACGAGAACGCGATGTGGCTCGAGCCGCTGCCGCGTACGGGGAAACGGTATCCGCTGCACAGCGGATCCAATGCCGACGATCCGCACTGGCTTTCGGCGACAGAGCTCGTCTTCAAGAGCTACGAGCCGTGGGGGTTCGATCGCGTCACGATCACCGCCTCGGCCGAGAACCCCGTCGGTCCGATGCGGCGGTGGTTCAATTCCACACGCGCACTCGACACGCCCGGCGCGTCGTCGCAGCTGAGCGTGGATGGTCGGGTGATCTATCTGCAGGCGGACATCGAGGCGCCCGTGCGGTCGCTGCGTGTGGTGCCGAACTGGGTGGCCAAGATGAAACAGGCGGTGGACGCCGTGAACAAGTGA